GCTCGTGGCGGTGGTGGGCGCGAGCGCCATCATGCTCATCGCCCTGTATCTGTGTCACGGCCTGTCGGCCCGGACATCGGTGGCGGTGCTCGGCACTCTCATCTCATTGCTGCTGATCGGCGTTCTCGGCTCGCTGTTCATCGGCTGGGCCGCGCTCACCGGCAACACCGACGACAACACCGGTCTGATCCACGGCCTCTACCCGACGATCGACATGAGCGGTCTGCTGCTCGCCGGCGTCATCATCGGATCGCTGGGTGTGCTCGACGACGTGACGGTCACGCAGACGTCGGCGGTCTGGGAGCTGCACGAGGCCAACCCGTCCATGGGCTGGCGCGGCCTCTACCGCGCGGGTATCCGCATCGGCCGCGACCACATCGCCTCGGTCGTCAACACGCTCGTCCTCGCCTACGCGGGTGCCGCCCTGCCGCTGCTTCTGCTGTTCTCCATCGCGCAGAGCAGTGTCGGGACGGTCGCCAACAGCGAGCTGGTCGCGGAGGAGATCGTGCGCACGCTGATCGGTTCGATCGGGCTGGTCGCCTCGGTGCCGGTCACCACGGCCCTGGCCGCGTTGGTGGTCTCGGCCGACCGCCCGGGAGAGCGGCCCGTCGCAGAGGCCGCCGCGGTCCCCGCACGCGGGGGCAAGGGCCGGCGCCGCAAGCGCTGACCGCTCTCGAACTCCGGAGCCATCTCCCCGCCGTACGGAGAAGCGTTCCTGCGCAGCTCGGCGGCATCCGGTGAAGCGTTACTCCACCGCGCCGCCCGACGGATGCCTCAGCCGGCGCCCTGTTCCGCCAGGATGCGGTCCAGGGCCTCGTCGAGATGGGCGTCGAAGTCAGCGAGCGAGCCCTCCTGGCCCAGCGGCACCAGCTTGTCGGTGCGGTCGAGGAAGGCGACCAGCGGTGCCGTCGACGAGCGGAACAGCGCCTGGTCGCTTCCCACCTGAAGCCGGATCAGCACTTCGCCCAGCGCGTCCGGCTCGACGGGCGTGACCCGCACATCGCCCTCCCCGCACGGCCGGCCGACCCCGTCGATCAGCAGCTCCCGGCCGAAGGCCCATGTCACCGGGGCATCACCGGGCAAGTGGAAGGTGAGCCGGACGGCATAGGGATCACTGGTCTCATAGCGCAGCTCCACCGGAATGCGGAAGGAGAGCTCATCGGACACGAGAAAGCTCATCATGACCTCTGCCTGTACGGACTCGCGCATCGCTAACCCCGTCATTCGCCGTGGACTGGCCGGGAACCAACCTCTGACACTTGGTGGAATCTTGCTGAACGTACACAGCAGATCACAAGGAGTGAGTTTTCACATACTGATAGAGAGCGCGAGCGAACCGAGCAGACGGCCGATCTCGCCCTGCAACTGCCGGGCCGCCGGGAGCAGCCGGTCCTCCTGGTGGGCGGGCAGGGAGATGGCCATCGTCGCGGCTGTGGTGCCGAGGGTGAGCGGAATCGCCGCGCAGACGGCGCCCAGGGCGTACTCCTGACGCTCGATCACAGGTTCGGTGCGTCGCACCCGCTCCAGACGGCGCAGCAGGCTGTGGTTGTCCCGCACGGTGTACGGCGTGAGGGCCTGCACCGGATAGCGCTCGAGGTGGTCCCGGCGGGCCTCCTCGTCCAGTTGGGACAGCAGGCACTGCCCGATGGCGTGTGCGTGCGCGGTCTCCCGGAAGTCGGCCCACTCCTCGACCGCGGGATTACCCGGGGTGTCGGAGACGCACATGACCTCGATCTCGCCCTCGCGGTACACCGCGTAGTACACGGGGACGCCCAGCATGTCCCGCCAGTGCGCGAGCGCGTCGACGACCGTGCTGCGACGTTTCTGCCGTGCCCCGCTGCTGCTCAGCCGCTCGGCGGCATCACCGAGGAAGAACAGGCCCTTGTCCCGGCGCAGATAGCCCTCGTGCACGAGGGTGCGCAGCAGGTGGTAGGTCGTGGGCAGGGCCAGACCGGTCTCCCGGGCCAACTGCTTGGCGGGAGCGCCGTATTCGTGCGCGGCGACGGTCTCCAGCAGGCGCATCGCGCGCTGCACGGATCCGATGAGGGTCGCCGGAGGGGGAGGCGTGGCGCGAGGCGGTTGATCGGAGGGGGGCGCCGAGCGGGGTTGCGCGGGGACGGTGTGCAGGTGGACACGTGCGGTGTCAGCCGGGGCCAAGGGTTCACTCCCGAAGCGCGAGAGGGTAGACCGTGCCGATGGACACGGGTGGGGGTGTACGCCGCTCGCGGGGGATGTCCCCGCGTCGAGTTCCGGACTCTATTCGTCTGCCACCGCACGCAGACGGCCCGGAAGGGAAACTTCCCCCGGCCGAGGGAACCGGTGACCCCGGGTGTTTCCCGCTACCCCCACCGGTTTCCCACCGGTCTCACCAGTCGCTGCGCGACGAGGAACTCGATGTGAACTTCCGTACGACGTAGATCAGTCCGCCGATCAGTGCGACGAAGACCAGCACCTTGAAGAGCAGTCCGATGACGAAACCGACCACGCTGGCGATCAGCCCGCCGAACACGACCAGGGCGATGACCGGCACCGCGACCCACTTCACCCACCACGGCAGTCCCGTGAAGATCTCTCGCATCGCCCTCGTCCTTACCTCTCCGCCCGTTCGAGTGCCGGGTCCTGTCGGTCTCTCTGGATCTCCTGATGTCCTGCCCTCGATGCTAGGTGCGGGAGGGGGTCGTGCGGGGGGCTCGCACCCCTTGTCCTCCCCTGACCGATCCCCTAGGGAACCCCGAGGCCGGGCGTCACCTCTCGGGCGGAGAGAAGACCACCAGCACCCTCAGGTCCTCGGTGATGTGGTGGAACTTGTGCGCGAC
This region of Streptomyces caelestis genomic DNA includes:
- a CDS encoding SsgA family sporulation/cell division regulator, whose product is MRESVQAEVMMSFLVSDELSFRIPVELRYETSDPYAVRLTFHLPGDAPVTWAFGRELLIDGVGRPCGEGDVRVTPVEPDALGEVLIRLQVGSDQALFRSSTAPLVAFLDRTDKLVPLGQEGSLADFDAHLDEALDRILAEQGAG
- a CDS encoding IclR family transcriptional regulator: MAPADTARVHLHTVPAQPRSAPPSDQPPRATPPPPATLIGSVQRAMRLLETVAAHEYGAPAKQLARETGLALPTTYHLLRTLVHEGYLRRDKGLFFLGDAAERLSSSGARQKRRSTVVDALAHWRDMLGVPVYYAVYREGEIEVMCVSDTPGNPAVEEWADFRETAHAHAIGQCLLSQLDEEARRDHLERYPVQALTPYTVRDNHSLLRRLERVRRTEPVIERQEYALGAVCAAIPLTLGTTAATMAISLPAHQEDRLLPAARQLQGEIGRLLGSLALSISM
- a CDS encoding DUF5326 family protein, which codes for MREIFTGLPWWVKWVAVPVIALVVFGGLIASVVGFVIGLLFKVLVFVALIGGLIYVVRKFTSSSSSRSDW